A stretch of Haloprofundus halophilus DNA encodes these proteins:
- a CDS encoding glycosyltransferase family 4 protein — protein sequence MRVGLLVYGDLDERSGGFLYDRRLVDHLRERGDDVVVFSLPERGYLPSLADNVDTSLSRRIRAADLDVLLQDELCHPSLAWFNRRLGVDAPVVAVVHHLRVDETRPTWRNALVRRLERAYLRSVDAFVCNSETTRRAVSTLVGDGSAGTTEPSVVAYPAGDRFGTTVTGARVRERARDGPLRVVCVGNVTRRKNVETLLAGLARVRQRWELVVAGSLTGDPEYVEELRAAVDRAGLADRVRFTGRLADAELAALYERSHLFAMPSTYEGFGIAYVEAMGFGLPVVASASGGASELVADRTNGYLVDPTDPTEVTDAVAPLCRNRERLARMGLAALATYGAHPTWAETGARIAAFLDSLVGSDSV from the coding sequence ATGCGCGTCGGCCTCCTCGTCTACGGCGACCTCGACGAACGCTCCGGGGGCTTTCTCTACGACCGCCGGCTCGTCGACCACCTGCGCGAACGCGGCGACGACGTCGTCGTGTTCTCGCTACCCGAGCGCGGATATCTCCCCTCTCTGGCGGACAACGTCGACACCTCGCTGTCGCGCCGAATCCGCGCTGCCGACCTCGACGTCCTGCTACAGGACGAGCTCTGCCACCCGTCGCTGGCGTGGTTCAACCGTCGACTCGGCGTCGACGCACCGGTCGTCGCCGTCGTCCACCACCTCCGCGTCGACGAGACGCGCCCGACGTGGCGAAACGCGCTCGTTCGGCGTCTCGAACGGGCGTATCTCCGGTCGGTCGACGCGTTCGTCTGCAACAGCGAGACGACGCGCCGGGCCGTCTCGACGCTCGTCGGCGACGGCTCGGCCGGGACTACCGAACCGTCGGTCGTCGCCTACCCGGCGGGCGACCGCTTCGGGACGACGGTCACCGGCGCTCGCGTCCGAGAGCGCGCACGCGACGGCCCGCTTCGCGTCGTCTGCGTCGGCAACGTCACGAGACGCAAGAACGTGGAGACGCTCCTGGCGGGGTTGGCGCGAGTCCGCCAACGCTGGGAACTCGTCGTCGCCGGGAGTCTCACCGGAGACCCCGAGTACGTCGAAGAACTCCGCGCCGCCGTCGACCGGGCGGGGCTGGCCGACCGCGTCCGTTTCACCGGCCGACTCGCGGACGCGGAACTGGCGGCGCTGTACGAGCGAAGCCACCTGTTCGCGATGCCCTCGACGTACGAGGGGTTCGGCATCGCCTACGTCGAAGCGATGGGGTTCGGACTCCCGGTCGTCGCGTCCGCCTCCGGCGGCGCGAGCGAACTCGTCGCCGACAGAACGAACGGCTATCTGGTCGACCCCACCGACCCGACGGAGGTGACGGACGCCGTCGCCCCGCTGTGTCGGAACCGCGAACGCCTCGCGCGGATGGGGTTGGCGGCGTTGGCGACGTACGGAGCGCACCCGACGTGGGCAGAGACGGGCGCGCGCATCGCGGCGTTTCTCGACTCGCTCGTCGGTTCGGATTCGGTCTGA
- a CDS encoding HAD-IIA family hydrolase, with amino-acid sequence MEFRGAVLDVDGTVLRGNERIPGATSGLDALRRAGVDRVFFSNNPTKAPPAYAERFARAGVDVGPDEVLTSGTATTAYLEAEHANDSLFVVGETGLTDQFEDAGLTVTADPTAADAVVVSIDRGFHYDDLVAAMVALEDESVPFLSTDPDMTIPAVDRDLPGSGAMTHAVAGVVGRSPDATLGKPSAHARRLALDRLGHDAERCLVVGDRLDTDIALGASAGMTTVLVKTGIADDRALAESAVEPDYVLDSFADIERVVGDR; translated from the coding sequence ATGGAGTTTCGCGGGGCAGTACTCGACGTCGACGGGACGGTTCTCAGGGGTAACGAGCGGATACCGGGAGCGACGAGCGGACTCGACGCCCTGCGTCGGGCGGGCGTCGACCGCGTCTTCTTCTCGAACAACCCGACGAAAGCGCCCCCGGCGTACGCCGAGCGCTTCGCCCGCGCCGGCGTCGACGTCGGCCCCGACGAAGTGCTCACCTCGGGGACGGCGACGACGGCGTACCTCGAAGCCGAGCACGCGAACGACTCGCTGTTCGTCGTGGGCGAGACCGGCCTCACCGACCAGTTCGAGGACGCGGGGTTGACCGTCACGGCCGACCCGACGGCCGCCGACGCCGTCGTCGTCTCTATCGACCGCGGGTTCCACTACGACGACCTCGTGGCGGCGATGGTCGCGCTCGAAGACGAGTCGGTTCCGTTCTTGAGCACCGACCCCGACATGACCATCCCGGCGGTCGACCGCGACCTGCCGGGGTCGGGCGCGATGACCCACGCCGTCGCGGGCGTCGTCGGTCGCTCGCCCGACGCGACGCTCGGTAAACCCTCCGCGCACGCCCGCCGGTTGGCCCTCGACCGCCTCGGTCACGACGCCGAACGGTGTCTCGTCGTCGGCGACAGACTCGACACCGACATCGCGCTGGGCGCGTCGGCGGGGATGACGACGGTGCTCGTGAAGACCGGAATCGCCGACGACCGCGCGCTGGCCGAGTCGGCGGTCGAACCCGACTACGTCCTCGACTCCTTCGCCGACATCGAGCGGGTCGTCGGCGACCGGTAG
- a CDS encoding GTP cyclohydrolase III, whose translation MTNTQLTLIQIDNYGPWTVTPEPRREMDLQTLQSRLFADLAQFVGSRDGYAFFTRFDNMVAVTNGLDRADHELMQESIRNRYPVTLSLGVGVDEVPVEALERATEEIQLAGSAQDGDRREVLGGEFRASSGTDDLNIAHFDVNDATGKYTDRLNEFDSFIHIEQGYASLMRHMREAHGALSFFVGGDNIISVCPSLSESEYRSAIEHVESEVGVELKVGVGAGESAHVAGFAAKHALEDCRHRGTDVEFAAAPAHVGDD comes from the coding sequence GTGACGAACACGCAGTTGACGCTCATCCAGATAGACAACTACGGACCCTGGACGGTCACCCCCGAACCGAGACGGGAGATGGACCTCCAGACGCTGCAGTCTCGCCTCTTTGCGGACCTCGCGCAGTTCGTCGGCAGCCGCGACGGCTACGCCTTCTTCACGCGCTTCGACAACATGGTCGCGGTGACCAACGGCCTCGATCGCGCCGACCACGAGCTCATGCAGGAGTCGATTCGGAACCGCTATCCAGTCACCCTGAGCCTCGGCGTCGGCGTCGACGAGGTGCCCGTCGAGGCCCTCGAACGGGCGACCGAGGAGATTCAGCTCGCCGGCAGCGCCCAGGACGGCGACCGCCGCGAGGTGCTCGGCGGCGAGTTCCGCGCCTCCTCGGGCACCGACGACCTCAACATCGCCCACTTCGACGTCAACGACGCCACCGGCAAGTACACCGACCGCCTCAACGAGTTCGACTCGTTCATCCACATCGAGCAGGGCTACGCCAGCCTGATGCGCCACATGCGCGAGGCGCACGGCGCGCTCTCCTTCTTCGTCGGCGGCGACAACATCATCTCCGTCTGCCCCTCGCTGTCGGAGAGCGAGTACCGAAGCGCCATCGAACACGTCGAGTCGGAGGTCGGCGTCGAACTGAAGGTCGGCGTCGGCGCGGGCGAGAGCGCCCACGTCGCCGGCTTCGCGGCCAAGCACGCGCTCGAAGACTGTCGGCACCGCGGCACCGACGTCGAGTTCGCGGCCGCACCGGCGCACGTCGGCGACGACTGA
- a CDS encoding 6-pyruvoyl trahydropterin synthase family protein, which produces MYSVTVRRSFIAQHFLTVPDPGPEGELHSHRFDVELRFEGPTLSEYGYLVDIDDVKAALSPVVERYRDATLNDLPEFEEENPSVERLARILCEAVVDEATLDGPERVRVTAWEDEEAAAAYETAL; this is translated from the coding sequence ATGTACTCGGTAACCGTCCGCCGGTCGTTCATCGCCCAGCACTTCCTGACGGTCCCCGACCCCGGCCCGGAGGGCGAGTTGCACTCGCACCGCTTCGACGTCGAACTCCGGTTCGAGGGTCCGACGCTGAGCGAGTACGGCTACCTCGTCGACATCGACGACGTGAAGGCGGCGCTGTCGCCGGTCGTCGAGCGGTACCGCGACGCGACGCTGAACGATCTCCCGGAGTTCGAGGAGGAGAATCCGAGCGTCGAGCGACTCGCGCGGATTCTCTGCGAGGCGGTCGTCGACGAGGCGACGCTCGACGGCCCCGAACGGGTCCGCGTGACGGCGTGGGAGGACGAGGAGGCAGCGGCGGCGTACGAGACGGCGCTCTGA
- a CDS encoding OsmC family protein, with protein MTDIQTTTVSEEGYASTSEVGDFELSIDATNEQGPDPNSVLVADYASCFLPAFRVGGSQRGFDDLGKLQIDAEADLDGDDDLTAIRFDIYVEADLGDEVDEVVSRAEDICHVHAALREELHADVAVNDGAF; from the coding sequence ATGACGGACATCCAGACGACGACAGTCAGCGAAGAGGGCTACGCGAGCACCAGCGAAGTCGGTGACTTCGAACTCTCCATCGACGCCACCAACGAGCAGGGGCCGGACCCGAACTCGGTTCTCGTCGCGGACTACGCGTCGTGTTTCCTCCCCGCGTTCCGCGTCGGCGGCTCCCAGCGCGGCTTCGACGACCTCGGCAAACTCCAGATCGACGCCGAGGCCGACCTCGACGGCGACGACGACCTCACGGCGATTCGCTTCGACATCTACGTCGAGGCCGACCTCGGCGACGAGGTCGACGAAGTCGTCTCGCGCGCAGAGGACATCTGCCACGTCCACGCGGCGCTCCGCGAGGAACTTCACGCCGACGTCGCGGTCAACGACGGCGCGTTCTGA
- a CDS encoding DUF5794 domain-containing protein has translation MSVSQHPIALRLEQQVGGATRLLATVMALPLVDGIFPALVLAGALTTTTASGATMFSPVGIVETGLLIFGGSATMAVILAEMDGTRREQIQSVLLLGAVLIPLAAVEAALAGTIESLLNIAIFERFAGVVIIAIAAKTASAEVGKYLPGPAVIIGLGLVASFDPAGAQLVVDLDPVTVLAGAAAAGVGVGFALGVAVFGDHLRGKVDIDLFRFGSSVALAMLALSVLGIMNTHYPVALGVLCVTAAFSYDPSASDDADAAETGEPSDYDDRPPTGRVSDDRRSDGRVADNPVADGGDAPRSAVHGDDDPEEESGPAYGYPGEDDSRAPWL, from the coding sequence ATGAGTGTCTCACAGCACCCGATTGCGCTGCGCTTAGAGCAGCAGGTCGGCGGCGCGACGCGTCTCCTGGCGACCGTGATGGCGCTGCCGCTCGTCGACGGTATCTTCCCCGCGCTCGTGTTAGCGGGGGCGCTGACGACGACGACCGCCAGCGGCGCGACGATGTTCTCACCGGTGGGAATCGTCGAGACGGGGCTTCTCATCTTCGGCGGCTCCGCGACGATGGCGGTCATCCTCGCGGAGATGGACGGGACGCGGCGCGAACAGATACAGTCGGTGCTGCTCTTGGGCGCCGTGTTGATTCCGCTGGCGGCCGTGGAGGCCGCCCTCGCGGGAACCATCGAGAGTCTGCTGAACATCGCCATCTTCGAGCGCTTCGCCGGCGTCGTCATCATCGCTATCGCGGCGAAGACGGCGAGCGCCGAGGTCGGCAAGTATCTGCCGGGTCCGGCGGTCATCATCGGCCTCGGTCTCGTGGCGAGTTTCGACCCCGCCGGCGCGCAGTTGGTCGTCGACCTCGACCCCGTGACCGTGCTCGCGGGCGCGGCCGCCGCGGGCGTCGGCGTCGGTTTCGCGCTCGGCGTCGCCGTCTTCGGCGACCACCTGCGCGGGAAGGTCGACATCGACCTGTTCCGCTTCGGGAGTTCGGTGGCGCTGGCGATGCTGGCGCTGTCGGTGCTCGGCATCATGAACACCCACTACCCAGTCGCGCTCGGCGTGCTCTGCGTGACGGCTGCGTTCTCGTACGACCCCAGCGCGTCCGACGACGCCGACGCCGCGGAGACGGGCGAACCGAGCGACTACGACGACCGGCCGCCCACCGGCCGGGTGTCCGACGACCGGCGTTCGGACGGCCGAGTCGCCGACAACCCGGTCGCCGACGGCGGCGACGCCCCGCGGTCGGCGGTCCACGGGGACGACGACCCCGAAGAAGAGTCCGGTCCCGCGTACGGCTACCCCGGCGAGGACGACTCGCGCGCGCCGTGGCTCTGA
- a CDS encoding DJ-1/PfpI family protein produces MSGKKLLMIVGDFGEDLEIMVPFQALQMIGHEVDAVCPEKEAGDRIKTAVHDFRGDQTYLEERGHDFTLNATFDDVDPAEYDGLVVPGGRAPEYLRTYDAVLDYVRHFFEEGKPVASLCHGPQILAAAGVLDGYEMTSYPAVRAECEAAGCAWVDEVTTDGNLVTGHDWSDHPEWLSQFLDVLGTTVDHESASVAADD; encoded by the coding sequence ATGTCAGGCAAGAAACTGCTCATGATAGTCGGCGACTTCGGCGAGGACCTCGAGATAATGGTGCCGTTCCAGGCCCTGCAGATGATCGGTCACGAGGTGGACGCCGTCTGCCCCGAGAAGGAGGCCGGCGACCGGATCAAGACCGCCGTCCACGACTTCCGCGGCGACCAGACGTATCTGGAGGAGCGCGGCCACGACTTCACGCTCAACGCGACGTTCGACGACGTCGACCCCGCGGAGTACGACGGCCTCGTCGTCCCCGGCGGGCGCGCGCCGGAGTACCTCCGAACGTACGACGCGGTCCTCGACTACGTCCGCCACTTCTTCGAGGAGGGAAAGCCCGTCGCGTCGCTCTGTCACGGCCCCCAAATCTTGGCCGCGGCGGGCGTCCTCGACGGCTACGAGATGACCTCCTACCCCGCCGTTCGCGCCGAGTGCGAGGCCGCCGGGTGCGCGTGGGTCGACGAGGTGACCACCGACGGCAACCTCGTCACCGGACACGACTGGTCGGACCACCCCGAGTGGCTCTCGCAGTTCCTCGACGTGCTCGGGACGACAGTCGACCACGAGTCCGCGTCCGTCGCGGCCGACGACTGA
- a CDS encoding zinc-dependent alcohol dehydrogenase, which yields MPARSVTFTAPREVRVTESEIPTPDPDEMLVETTYSAISPGTELLIYRGDAPRELRADETIGALDGSLDYPLRYGYAAVGTVAAVGADVDEAWTGRRVFAFRPHESHFCASPSELHAVPDDCSMATASLLPNVESAVNFAMDGRPMVGERVVVFGQGLVGLLTTAVLSSFPLDELVTVDEIGERRQLSREFGADESIAPEEVGERFDPSGPLDGGASGRVGDGADLTFELSGNPAALDAAVGATGYDGRVVVGSWYGTKPATLDLGGRFHRSRIRLENSQVSTLDPPLRGRWDNDRRLDVAWDYLAELDVERLLTHRVPVGDAERAYELLDSNAEAAVGILFTYRDP from the coding sequence ATGCCCGCACGCTCCGTGACGTTCACCGCGCCGCGCGAAGTCCGCGTCACGGAGTCCGAGATTCCGACGCCCGACCCCGACGAGATGCTCGTCGAGACGACGTACTCGGCTATCAGCCCGGGGACGGAACTGCTCATCTACCGCGGAGACGCCCCCAGAGAGCTGAGAGCCGACGAGACCATCGGCGCGCTCGACGGCTCGCTCGACTACCCGCTCCGGTACGGGTACGCGGCCGTCGGTACCGTCGCCGCCGTCGGCGCCGACGTCGACGAGGCGTGGACGGGCCGGCGCGTGTTCGCGTTTCGTCCCCACGAGAGCCACTTCTGCGCCTCGCCGAGCGAACTCCACGCGGTGCCCGACGACTGCTCGATGGCGACGGCGTCGCTGCTGCCGAACGTCGAGAGCGCGGTCAACTTCGCGATGGACGGCCGACCGATGGTCGGCGAGCGCGTCGTCGTCTTCGGGCAGGGGCTGGTCGGTCTGCTGACGACGGCCGTGCTCTCGTCGTTTCCGCTCGACGAACTCGTCACCGTCGACGAGATCGGCGAACGACGGCAGCTATCCAGAGAGTTCGGCGCCGACGAGAGCATCGCCCCCGAGGAGGTCGGCGAGCGATTCGACCCGTCGGGGCCACTGGACGGCGGTGCGAGCGGACGCGTCGGCGACGGCGCGGACCTGACGTTCGAGCTGTCGGGGAACCCCGCCGCGCTCGACGCCGCCGTCGGCGCGACGGGGTACGACGGCCGCGTCGTCGTCGGGTCGTGGTACGGGACGAAACCGGCGACGCTCGACCTGGGCGGGCGGTTTCACCGCAGTCGCATCCGACTCGAAAACAGCCAGGTGAGCACGCTCGACCCGCCGCTTCGCGGCCGATGGGACAACGACCGACGCCTCGACGTCGCGTGGGACTACCTCGCGGAACTCGACGTCGAACGCCTGCTCACACACCGTGTTCCCGTCGGCGACGCCGAACGCGCCTACGAGTTGCTCGATTCGAACGCCGAAGCCGCCGTGGGTATCCTCTTTACGTACCGCGACCCGTAA
- a CDS encoding metal-dependent hydrolase, translated as MVDVSGHIGIALLALSPAWFLVDRESAVAFIALGTPFGMLPDIDLYLSKAVATVQHHGVTHTLLFVGIVSAVLGPLLGRTLVPWLADRGSLSRAADALDRPSTFAGLAVFVGGAAHVFGDILSAPDISQPIEPLWPLVPGSVGIDVVYYNSNPVNFGLLAAGVLVNVGFWWWRK; from the coding sequence ATGGTTGACGTCAGTGGACACATCGGAATCGCACTGTTGGCACTCTCACCGGCGTGGTTTCTCGTCGACCGCGAGTCGGCGGTGGCGTTCATCGCCCTCGGAACGCCGTTCGGAATGCTACCTGATATCGACCTGTACCTGAGCAAGGCGGTCGCGACGGTCCAGCACCACGGGGTCACCCACACGCTTCTGTTCGTGGGTATCGTAAGTGCCGTGCTCGGTCCGCTTCTGGGTCGAACGCTCGTCCCGTGGTTGGCCGACCGAGGGTCGCTGTCGCGGGCGGCGGACGCACTCGACCGACCGTCGACGTTCGCCGGATTGGCGGTGTTCGTCGGCGGGGCCGCTCACGTGTTCGGGGACATCCTCTCGGCACCTGACATCTCACAGCCGATAGAACCGCTGTGGCCGCTCGTTCCGGGGAGCGTCGGCATCGACGTCGTCTACTACAACTCGAACCCGGTGAACTTCGGACTGCTCGCCGCGGGCGTGTTGGTCAACGTCGGGTTCTGGTGGTGGCGGAAGTAG
- a CDS encoding DUF5795 family protein, translated as MSNRVVEGRMVTAERLAELVEGERPMEADSIDDADFDCPECGGNVLSVGYMPSVTEFVTGYKCQDCEWADDDR; from the coding sequence ATGAGCAATCGCGTCGTTGAAGGCCGGATGGTGACGGCCGAACGACTCGCCGAACTGGTCGAGGGCGAACGCCCGATGGAAGCCGACAGCATCGACGACGCCGACTTCGACTGCCCGGAGTGCGGCGGCAACGTCCTCAGCGTCGGGTACATGCCGAGCGTCACCGAGTTCGTCACCGGCTACAAATGTCAGGACTGCGAGTGGGCCGACGACGACCGGTAA
- a CDS encoding OsmC family protein, with product MAKEVHTVSEEGYSATSQIREFEVDIDSNGEDAPDTLESLLAAYASCFVPALRVGGRQRGVDDLGRIEIDVTGELNDDDKLESVAFDVRVEPALEDDQGKEILERAFELCKVHDALKESLHAETTIEGGSD from the coding sequence ATGGCGAAAGAGGTACACACCGTTTCCGAGGAAGGGTACAGCGCGACCAGTCAGATACGGGAGTTCGAGGTGGATATCGACTCGAATGGCGAGGACGCCCCCGACACGCTCGAGAGCCTGCTCGCGGCGTACGCGTCCTGCTTCGTCCCGGCACTCCGCGTCGGCGGGCGCCAGCGGGGCGTCGACGACCTCGGGCGCATCGAGATCGACGTGACTGGGGAGTTGAACGACGACGACAAACTCGAGTCGGTCGCCTTCGACGTCCGCGTCGAACCGGCGCTCGAAGACGACCAGGGCAAGGAGATCCTCGAGCGCGCCTTCGAGCTCTGTAAGGTCCACGACGCGCTCAAGGAGAGCCTCCACGCGGAGACGACCATCGAGGGCGGGTCGGACTAA